The following are encoded together in the Corynebacterium jeikeium genome:
- a CDS encoding resuscitation-promoting factor, which yields MSPKKKSHLHRINNTSSTPLRIATGGMLATLVVGGGVAVAGQKSVTLDVNGDIIQASTMSGDVEGALKSAGVEIDNRAMVTPALDEAISDNSKITVRSARTVALTIDGKQEKIDTTALTVGSLLDQIGRSDAASNLSEARNQEIPLDGMELEIVTPKKFTLNDGGEDGRMSLPARTVGEIFEMRGTPLGKDDKVTPAANTPLKEGMHVEVTRIANREETKVEEIPAPERVKEDPNMPEGEEKVVEKGAPGKARVVATVRTVNGEEVSRKEKSSKEITAPKERVIIRGTKKTDKGEGKDKGSNTGAAAPAVANGSVWDQLAQCEAGGDWSINTGNGFSGGLQFTPSTWAAFGGTEYAPAAHMATREQQIAVAERVQAGQGWGAWPACTSKMGLR from the coding sequence GTGTCACCGAAGAAGAAGTCCCACCTGCACCGCATTAACAACACCAGCTCCACCCCGCTGCGCATCGCCACGGGTGGCATGCTCGCAACCCTGGTTGTCGGCGGCGGCGTTGCGGTGGCAGGGCAGAAGTCGGTCACTTTGGATGTCAACGGTGACATCATTCAGGCCAGCACCATGTCCGGCGACGTCGAGGGCGCACTGAAGTCCGCTGGTGTGGAGATCGACAACCGCGCAATGGTCACTCCGGCACTCGACGAGGCCATCAGCGACAACTCCAAGATCACCGTCCGCAGCGCGCGCACCGTGGCCCTGACCATCGACGGCAAGCAGGAGAAGATTGACACCACCGCACTGACCGTTGGCTCCCTGTTGGACCAGATTGGCCGCAGTGACGCTGCGAGCAATCTATCCGAGGCGCGTAACCAGGAGATCCCGCTCGATGGCATGGAACTGGAGATCGTCACCCCGAAGAAGTTCACTCTGAACGACGGTGGCGAGGACGGTCGCATGAGCCTGCCTGCCCGCACCGTCGGTGAGATCTTCGAGATGCGCGGCACTCCGCTGGGTAAGGATGACAAGGTCACCCCGGCTGCCAACACCCCTCTGAAGGAGGGCATGCACGTCGAGGTCACCCGCATCGCTAACCGCGAGGAGACCAAGGTCGAGGAGATCCCGGCTCCGGAGCGTGTGAAGGAAGACCCGAACATGCCCGAGGGTGAGGAGAAGGTCGTAGAGAAGGGCGCGCCGGGTAAGGCTCGCGTTGTTGCGACCGTCCGCACCGTCAATGGCGAAGAGGTCAGCCGCAAGGAGAAGTCCAGCAAGGAGATCACCGCTCCGAAGGAGCGCGTGATTATCCGCGGTACCAAGAAGACTGACAAGGGCGAGGGCAAGGACAAGGGCTCCAACACCGGCGCAGCAGCTCCGGCTGTGGCCAACGGTTCCGTCTGGGATCAGCTGGCGCAGTGCGAGGCCGGCGGCGACTGGTCCATCAACACCGGCAACGGCTTCTCCGGTGGCCTGCAGTTCACCCCGTCTACTTGGGCTGCTTTCGGCGGCACCGAGTACGCACCTGCTGCCCACATGGCTACCCGCGAGCAGCAGATCGCAGTTGCCGAGCGCGTGCAGGCCGGACAGGGCTGGGGTG
- a CDS encoding TatD family hydrolase has product MARKKRPTPVPPEPIVPLFDSHTHLWSTVLKNQHRQDVVGSDAGDRTFGEEDHRRLVGEFMDRAYAVGVRGVCTVGDGIEETEKALQAAEFHDRVWAACAVHPTKAQTVTGEVCKRLREMAFHPRCVAIGETGLDAYWIGKDPGDGEETPSIEVQEEALRFHIELACESGKALMIHNREADADLLRVLADAPQPENVILHCFSSPLNVAKESLDRGYVLSFAGNVTFKRNEELREAARIAPAEQILVETDAPYMTPEPFRGARNEPAFVGYTAACVAEQRGVAPQELGELVTANAQRLYGIDLGA; this is encoded by the coding sequence ATGGCAAGAAAGAAGCGTCCGACACCCGTTCCGCCCGAGCCGATCGTCCCGCTGTTCGACTCGCACACCCACCTGTGGTCCACAGTGCTGAAGAACCAGCACCGGCAGGACGTGGTGGGCTCGGATGCAGGGGACAGGACGTTCGGGGAGGAAGACCACCGCCGGCTGGTGGGTGAGTTCATGGATCGCGCCTATGCCGTGGGCGTGCGCGGCGTGTGCACCGTTGGCGACGGGATCGAGGAAACGGAGAAGGCCCTACAAGCTGCAGAATTCCACGACCGCGTGTGGGCGGCCTGCGCTGTACATCCGACAAAGGCCCAGACGGTGACGGGGGAAGTGTGCAAGCGTTTGCGCGAGATGGCCTTCCATCCGCGTTGCGTGGCCATCGGCGAGACCGGACTGGATGCGTATTGGATAGGCAAGGATCCAGGTGACGGGGAGGAAACACCGAGCATCGAGGTGCAGGAAGAGGCGCTGCGCTTCCACATCGAACTGGCCTGCGAATCCGGCAAGGCACTGATGATCCATAACCGCGAGGCCGACGCCGACCTGCTGCGAGTGCTTGCCGACGCGCCGCAGCCGGAGAACGTGATCCTGCACTGCTTCTCCTCCCCGCTGAACGTGGCTAAGGAGTCGCTGGATCGCGGCTACGTGCTGTCCTTCGCGGGCAACGTGACCTTCAAGCGCAATGAGGAGCTGCGCGAGGCAGCGCGCATTGCCCCGGCGGAGCAGATTCTGGTGGAGACCGATGCGCCCTACATGACCCCCGAGCCTTTCCGGGGCGCGCGCAACGAGCCGGCCTTTGTCGGATACACCGCGGCCTGTGTGGCGGAGCAGCGGGGAGTAGCGCCGCAGGAACTGGGGGAGCTGGTTACGGCGAACGCTCAACGGCTTTACGGGATCGACCTGGGAGCTTAG
- a CDS encoding CynX/NimT family MFS transporter — protein MQKSTNVARRVPSAVAVIAAFAVLLTSSNLRSPVSAFPPIADDVRTGLGASDLFIGLVGMAPTAMFAVAAVLSSPLAKALSFRAVISTAMVLATAGFGLRMAAPNEWLFLAGTMIGLVGVGITNTLLPAVIKDYFPFKLTVMSIAYMAVGQVSMATASVVSVPLAELGGWRVAIGVWAIPPLLALLCWGVLVFSVTPGTAAQRGSAMLRQAHPRKLLGVINNKNSESRGVYRHMWRNPVSWGIVVMFAMTSSISYCFITWAPKIIVESGGSAQLGGIIGGVFALVGTASSFIVPWMTSRFERGAAWVTILSCSCMFVALLMVITDPMRLPVVWISLVSLGCSTFPLGLMLIATRTREPKAAAVLSSGAQGIGYTVACIGPFGFGALYDATASWTAGLLVLVGFNFILLAAGLVASRKVFVDDRT, from the coding sequence ATGCAGAAGTCAACCAATGTAGCCCGTCGCGTGCCTTCTGCGGTGGCGGTCATCGCCGCGTTCGCGGTGCTGCTGACCAGCTCTAATCTGCGGAGTCCCGTCAGCGCTTTCCCGCCAATCGCCGACGACGTACGAACCGGGCTGGGTGCCTCCGACCTTTTCATCGGCCTGGTTGGCATGGCGCCTACAGCCATGTTCGCCGTTGCCGCTGTCCTTTCCAGCCCTTTGGCTAAGGCTCTATCCTTCCGCGCGGTCATCAGTACCGCTATGGTGCTTGCCACCGCCGGGTTCGGCCTGCGCATGGCGGCGCCCAATGAATGGCTGTTCCTTGCCGGGACGATGATCGGCCTGGTCGGAGTGGGTATTACAAATACCCTACTGCCCGCTGTAATTAAGGACTACTTCCCGTTCAAGCTAACGGTCATGTCGATTGCTTACATGGCAGTTGGACAGGTCAGCATGGCTACCGCATCCGTGGTGTCTGTGCCTCTGGCCGAGCTCGGCGGGTGGCGCGTAGCGATCGGAGTGTGGGCAATTCCGCCGCTCTTGGCGCTGTTGTGCTGGGGAGTTCTTGTGTTCTCGGTGACCCCGGGGACCGCCGCCCAACGTGGCAGCGCGATGCTGCGACAGGCGCATCCACGGAAGCTACTGGGCGTCATAAACAACAAGAACAGCGAGTCGCGCGGCGTGTATCGGCACATGTGGCGTAACCCCGTGAGCTGGGGGATCGTGGTGATGTTTGCCATGACATCCTCCATTTCTTACTGCTTTATCACCTGGGCGCCGAAGATCATCGTGGAATCTGGCGGGTCGGCGCAGCTCGGCGGCATTATCGGCGGGGTGTTTGCGCTCGTCGGGACTGCCTCGTCATTTATCGTGCCGTGGATGACCTCGCGATTTGAACGCGGCGCGGCATGGGTGACGATCCTGTCGTGCAGCTGCATGTTCGTGGCCCTTTTGATGGTGATTACCGACCCGATGCGTCTGCCAGTGGTGTGGATTTCGCTGGTTTCACTGGGGTGCTCTACCTTTCCGTTGGGGCTGATGCTGATCGCCACCCGTACCCGCGAACCGAAGGCCGCCGCAGTTCTTTCTTCGGGCGCGCAGGGCATTGGGTACACGGTCGCCTGCATCGGACCTTTTGGTTTTGGTGCTCTTTATGACGCCACTGCGTCCTGGACCGCCGGACTGTTGGTTCTTGTGGGGTTCAACTTCATTTTGCTGGCGGCGGGCCTGGTGGCCAGCCGGAAGGTGTTCGTGGACGACCGCACGTAG
- a CDS encoding HAD family hydrolase: MEHLIVFDLGGVLVQRRHTLRELTTVMIRHANIQSRSNNGSQTSVPTIITDPFSFEAAYGRYRESYSLSMGPNDYFTTLCRAAGVQPTEELIAELLETDTRLCSTVNASVLNLLNHLNAIDQPWGIFSNAPRPVMEAVMDQDWTTAAAVTCFSPDLRFTKPHQGAFRRFEQAAAAAGHEYASLIYFDDRQTNLDAAKRRGWEAFPWHGVESVHEVLSPITGLRRAD; this comes from the coding sequence ATGGAACACTTGATCGTCTTCGACCTGGGCGGCGTACTGGTTCAGCGCCGCCACACCCTGCGCGAGCTCACCACCGTAATGATCCGCCACGCCAACATTCAGTCTCGCTCCAACAACGGCAGCCAGACCAGCGTTCCCACCATCATCACCGACCCGTTTAGTTTCGAGGCAGCCTACGGCCGTTACCGCGAAAGCTACAGCCTGTCGATGGGGCCGAACGACTATTTCACCACGCTCTGCCGAGCTGCTGGCGTGCAGCCCACAGAGGAACTGATCGCGGAGCTGCTGGAGACCGACACGCGCCTGTGCTCCACCGTGAACGCTTCCGTGCTGAACCTGCTGAATCACCTGAACGCCATCGACCAGCCGTGGGGAATCTTCAGCAACGCGCCGCGTCCGGTCATGGAGGCCGTGATGGATCAGGATTGGACGACCGCCGCGGCCGTCACCTGCTTCTCCCCCGACCTGCGCTTCACCAAGCCCCACCAGGGTGCGTTCCGCCGCTTCGAGCAGGCCGCGGCTGCAGCCGGCCACGAGTACGCTTCCCTGATCTACTTCGACGACCGGCAGACTAACCTCGATGCCGCCAAACGTCGCGGCTGGGAGGCCTTCCCCTGGCACGGAGTCGAGTCCGTGCACGAGGTACTCTCGCCCATCACCGGCCTGCGCCGCGCGGACTAG
- the metG gene encoding methionine--tRNA ligase, whose product MSKRVLTSVAWPYANGPRHIGHVAGFGVPSDVFARYQRMAGNEVLMVSGTDEHGTPLLVQAEKEGTTVQELADRYNRIIVEDLASLGLSYDLFTRTTTRNHYAVVQELFTGLYNNGYMVTQTTRGAISSSTGRTLPDRYIEGTCPICGANDARGDQCDNCGNQLDPEDLIDPRSKINGETPEFIDTEHFMLDLPALAEALTTWLKGRTDWRPNVLKFSLNLLEDIRPRAMSRDIDWGVPIPVEGWQDNNAKKLYVWFDAVVGYLSASIEWAWRIGDPDAWRKWWNDPEALSYYFMGKDNITFHSQIWPAELLGYGGQGSKGGEAGDLADPALNLPTEVVSSEFLTMSGSKFSSSKGVVIYVRDFLKEFGPDALRYFIATAGPETTDTDFTWDEFVRRINSELANEWGNLVNRTVSMAHKNFGEVPTPGPLTAEDEALLAESAKAFEVVGDNINLSRFKAGITEAMRIAGRANQYIAAMEPWKLAKDEDQRERLATVLYTALQVVSDVNTLLTPYLPFSAQKIFETLGGEGIWAAQPEVVEVKDESPRQPVGMGLPEEGRTYPVIMGDYTKQKATWARQEIQPGTKLSKPKPLFPKLDPELAETGPEWAPVQK is encoded by the coding sequence ATGTCGAAACGAGTTCTCACCTCAGTTGCATGGCCCTACGCTAACGGCCCCCGCCACATCGGCCACGTCGCCGGGTTCGGCGTGCCTTCGGACGTTTTCGCACGTTATCAGCGAATGGCTGGCAATGAGGTGCTCATGGTTTCGGGCACCGACGAGCACGGCACCCCGTTGCTGGTGCAGGCGGAGAAGGAAGGCACGACCGTCCAGGAGTTGGCGGATCGCTACAACCGCATTATCGTCGAGGATCTCGCGAGCCTCGGCCTTTCTTATGACCTGTTCACCCGCACCACCACCCGCAACCACTACGCGGTCGTGCAGGAGCTCTTCACCGGCCTGTACAACAACGGCTACATGGTCACTCAGACCACCCGCGGTGCTATCAGCTCTTCCACCGGTCGTACCCTCCCGGATCGCTACATCGAGGGCACCTGCCCGATCTGTGGTGCCAATGACGCCCGCGGCGATCAGTGCGACAACTGCGGAAACCAGCTGGATCCCGAGGACCTGATTGATCCGCGTTCCAAGATCAACGGTGAAACGCCGGAGTTCATCGACACCGAGCACTTCATGCTCGACCTGCCCGCACTGGCAGAAGCCCTCACCACCTGGCTCAAGGGCCGCACCGACTGGCGCCCGAATGTCTTGAAGTTCTCCCTGAACCTGCTGGAAGACATCCGTCCGCGCGCCATGTCCCGCGATATCGACTGGGGCGTGCCGATCCCCGTCGAGGGCTGGCAGGACAACAACGCGAAGAAACTCTATGTTTGGTTTGACGCCGTCGTGGGGTACCTCTCGGCGTCCATCGAATGGGCCTGGCGTATCGGCGACCCGGATGCCTGGAGGAAGTGGTGGAACGACCCGGAGGCCCTGTCCTACTACTTCATGGGTAAGGACAACATCACTTTTCACTCTCAGATCTGGCCGGCAGAGCTGCTGGGCTACGGCGGTCAGGGTTCCAAGGGCGGCGAGGCTGGCGATCTGGCCGATCCGGCGCTGAACCTGCCGACGGAGGTCGTATCCTCCGAGTTCCTGACGATGTCGGGTTCCAAGTTCTCCTCCTCCAAGGGTGTGGTGATCTACGTGCGCGACTTCCTGAAGGAATTCGGCCCCGACGCGCTGCGTTACTTTATCGCCACCGCTGGGCCGGAGACCACCGATACGGATTTCACCTGGGACGAGTTCGTTCGCCGCATCAACTCCGAGCTAGCCAACGAGTGGGGCAACCTGGTGAACCGCACCGTCTCCATGGCTCACAAGAACTTCGGCGAGGTTCCCACCCCGGGGCCGCTGACCGCAGAGGACGAGGCGCTGCTCGCCGAGTCCGCCAAGGCATTCGAGGTTGTCGGCGATAACATCAACCTCTCCCGCTTCAAGGCCGGCATCACCGAGGCCATGCGCATCGCGGGACGCGCGAACCAGTACATCGCGGCTATGGAGCCGTGGAAGTTGGCGAAGGACGAAGACCAGCGCGAGCGCCTGGCTACGGTTCTGTACACCGCTCTGCAGGTTGTCTCCGATGTGAACACCCTGCTGACCCCGTACCTGCCATTCTCCGCGCAGAAGATCTTCGAAACTCTCGGCGGCGAGGGCATCTGGGCGGCCCAGCCGGAGGTTGTCGAGGTAAAGGATGAGTCTCCGCGCCAACCGGTGGGCATGGGGTTGCCCGAAGAAGGGCGCACCTACCCCGTCATCATGGGCGACTACACCAAGCAAAAGGCCACGTGGGCGCGTCAGGAGATCCAGCCGGGCACTAAGCTCAGCAAGCCTAAGCCGCTGTTCCCGAAGCTCGACCCGGAGCTGGCGGAGACCGGCCCGGAGTGGGCGCCGGTGCAGAAGTAG